One segment of Stomatobaculum sp. F0698 DNA contains the following:
- a CDS encoding septum formation initiator → MSRSKKKAGSAKKRKVRPILFVYLFSLLLVGILVGQRCQQNARRAEQLEKQTRELEEKYRFELARNDKLTKYSAYVETKEYIEEKAREKWGLVSPDIILLKPEQ, encoded by the coding sequence GTGAGTCGCAGCAAGAAAAAAGCGGGGTCTGCGAAGAAAAGAAAAGTAAGACCCATCCTGTTCGTCTATTTGTTCTCACTGCTTTTGGTCGGAATTTTGGTGGGGCAGCGCTGCCAACAGAATGCGCGGCGTGCCGAGCAATTGGAAAAGCAGACGCGCGAACTGGAGGAGAAATACCGGTTTGAGCTCGCGCGGAACGACAAGCTCACCAAGTACAGTGCTTACGTCGAGACCAAAGAATACATCGAGGAAAAGGCGAGAGAAAAGTGGGGACTCGTGAGTCCCGACATCATCCTCTTAAAACCGGAACAGTAA
- the tilS gene encoding tRNA lysidine(34) synthetase TilS, with the protein MRDKLLRALGESGTVRRGDALLLAVSGGADSTALLLALHALREELALSLRVLHVHHGLRGEAAERDADFVRALAARYELPFELVRVDVRRAAREERQSLEEAGRELRYRALFAAAERWEKECGGRVKIATAHTEDDVAETVLLQLARGSGLKGAAGIPAIRGRLVRPLLEVSRAEVEAYLGRRGQNFVEDESNATDSFARNRLRRDILPRFRTDINSEAVRHFARAGRYFREADEYFETLAGEKAQVLVQREGSSVRIARQALLSEPDIVSSYLLRHLLDAVGCARKDISARHLEALRALAAKEHGKRIALPQGFLAERCGEALVLRRAEEHGKCESQEKPLPGPEAITARSFPRTAGAEPPKDPYVQWFDSDKLPKHWEIRTRRSGDKIAMQGGGHKSLRALMTEAKMPLDSRDRLPLLVSETGELIWAVGLRSSAAYWVDETTTDILELRYEGEKV; encoded by the coding sequence GTGCGGGATAAGCTTTTGCGGGCGCTCGGAGAGAGCGGTACGGTGCGGCGGGGCGACGCGCTCTTGCTTGCGGTGAGCGGCGGGGCGGATTCGACGGCGCTTCTGCTCGCGCTGCATGCGCTGCGGGAAGAACTGGCCCTAAGCCTGCGCGTGCTCCATGTCCACCACGGTCTGCGGGGCGAGGCGGCAGAGCGGGACGCGGACTTTGTGCGGGCGCTCGCCGCCCGATACGAACTGCCCTTTGAACTGGTGCGCGTCGATGTACGGCGGGCGGCGCGGGAGGAGAGGCAATCACTCGAGGAGGCCGGGAGAGAGCTCCGCTACCGCGCTCTCTTTGCGGCGGCCGAGCGCTGGGAAAAAGAGTGCGGCGGCAGGGTGAAGATTGCGACCGCGCACACCGAGGACGATGTGGCGGAGACCGTGCTCTTACAGCTTGCCCGTGGGAGCGGCCTAAAGGGGGCCGCGGGCATCCCCGCAATCCGGGGAAGACTGGTGCGCCCGCTGCTCGAGGTTTCGCGCGCGGAAGTCGAGGCCTATCTCGGACGGCGGGGGCAAAACTTCGTCGAAGACGAGAGCAATGCGACGGATTCCTTTGCGAGGAACCGTCTCCGGCGGGACATACTGCCGCGTTTTCGGACGGACATCAATTCGGAGGCCGTGCGGCACTTTGCCCGAGCCGGACGCTATTTTCGCGAGGCGGATGAGTACTTCGAGACGCTCGCCGGCGAAAAGGCGCAGGTCCTCGTGCAGAGAGAGGGGAGCAGCGTGCGGATTGCACGGCAAGCCCTGCTTTCGGAACCGGATATTGTCAGCAGCTATTTGCTCCGGCATTTATTGGATGCGGTCGGCTGTGCGCGGAAAGATATTTCCGCGCGGCATTTGGAAGCACTTCGGGCGCTCGCCGCGAAGGAACACGGAAAACGCATTGCGCTTCCGCAGGGCTTTCTCGCGGAGCGCTGCGGGGAGGCACTGGTACTGCGAAGGGCGGAGGAACACGGGAAATGCGAGTCGCAAGAAAAGCCCCTGCCCGGTCCGGAAGCCATTACAGCGCGCAGCTTTCCGCGCACCGCGGGGGCAGAGCCTCCGAAAGACCCGTATGTACAGTGGTTTGACAGCGACAAGCTGCCGAAACATTGGGAAATCAGAACGCGAAGAAGCGGCGATAAAATTGCGATGCAGGGCGGCGGGCACAAGAGTCTCCGCGCCCTCATGACAGAGGCAAAAATGCCGCTCGATTCGCGGGACCGCTTGCCGCTCTTGGTGAGCGAGACAGGAGAGCTGATTTGGGCCGTAGGGCTTCGGAGCAGCGCGGCCTATTGGGTGGATGAGACAACAACCGACATATTGGAATTGCGATACGAGGGAGAAAAAGTATGA
- the hpt gene encoding hypoxanthine phosphoribosyltransferase: MREHVKIMFREEEVNQRIQEVADQINRDYGDTPLHLICILKGGAMFMCELAKRLTMPVSFDFMSVSSYSGTESSGIVRIVKDLDESLENKHVLIVEDIIDTGRTLAYLIEVLEKRGPKDIHLCTLLDKPERRVKKQVTVDYVCFTIPDRFVVGYGLDYDQKYRNYPYIGVVEFEEEHP, translated from the coding sequence ATGAGAGAGCATGTAAAGATTATGTTTCGAGAGGAAGAGGTCAACCAAAGAATTCAGGAGGTTGCCGATCAGATTAACCGCGATTACGGCGACACGCCGCTGCATCTCATCTGCATTCTGAAGGGCGGCGCGATGTTCATGTGTGAGCTCGCAAAGCGCCTCACCATGCCTGTCTCCTTTGACTTCATGTCGGTCTCGAGCTACAGCGGCACCGAGTCGAGCGGTATTGTGCGCATTGTGAAAGATCTCGACGAGTCGCTCGAAAATAAGCATGTGCTGATTGTCGAGGACATCATCGATACGGGACGCACCCTGGCGTATCTCATCGAAGTGTTGGAGAAGAGAGGGCCGAAGGACATTCATCTCTGCACCCTCCTCGATAAGCCGGAGCGCCGCGTAAAAAAGCAGGTTACGGTGGACTATGTCTGTTTTACGATTCCGGACCGCTTTGTGGTGGGCTACGGTCTCGACTACGATCAGAAATACCGGAATTACCCCTATATCGGCGTGGTCGAGTTTGAAGAGGAGCACCCTTGA
- the ftsH gene encoding ATP-dependent zinc metalloprotease FtsH, protein MNLKGGRFLRLFSFVLLGLSLLWLAGGLGSDLLEARLSHSEFEAVLAGGAVQEISIRQNRLTPTGEARIVYKGEEKRFSRERYFVSDVNRLQSELEERGIDFRLENPPVGGDFLGYGLLLLLTAGAVFYTFYRRGLPGGGGAVQIGRARARRENRTGENFGTVAGLSEEKEELAQLVDFLRAPEKYTELGARIPKGVLLVGPPGTGKTLLGRAIAGEAGVPFFSVAGSDFVELFVGVGASRVRELFEEAKSSAPCVVFIDEIDAVARRRGAGLGGGNDEREQTLNQLLVEMDGFTPNEGVIVLAATNRPDVLDPAILRPGRFDRKLTISRPDLCGREEILRLHAANKKFSEEVDFSELARMTAGFTGADLENLLNEAAIFVAAERRAFVTAADLRRAFLRVTVGTEKRSRVISEEEKRITAYHEAGHALLMKLIPGQGPVHTVSIIPTGIGAAGYTLSLPNGEQLFETRSHMLGQIKVALGGRIAEELVFGEPTTGAAQDIKEATALARAMVETYGMSAEVGTVHCGGAEDEVFLGRDFVHTKPYSEATASLIDSEVKRITDECYREAKDIMVLHRDNLETCAALLLEKEKINREEFEALFEGKSEESNGE, encoded by the coding sequence TTGAACTTAAAGGGAGGACGCTTCCTTCGACTCTTCAGTTTCGTGCTGCTCGGTCTCTCCCTGCTTTGGCTGGCCGGAGGCTTAGGCAGCGATCTTTTGGAGGCAAGACTCAGCCACAGCGAGTTTGAGGCGGTATTGGCGGGCGGTGCGGTACAGGAAATTTCCATACGGCAGAATCGCCTGACGCCGACCGGCGAGGCGAGGATTGTATACAAGGGAGAGGAGAAGCGCTTTTCGAGAGAGCGCTACTTTGTCTCGGATGTTAACCGCTTACAGTCGGAACTGGAAGAAAGAGGCATTGATTTTCGCCTGGAGAATCCGCCGGTCGGCGGGGACTTCCTGGGTTACGGGCTTTTGCTCCTTCTCACCGCCGGCGCGGTATTCTACACCTTCTATCGCCGCGGTCTTCCGGGCGGGGGCGGCGCCGTGCAAATCGGACGGGCAAGAGCAAGAAGAGAGAACCGGACGGGGGAGAACTTCGGGACCGTCGCCGGGCTCAGCGAGGAGAAGGAGGAACTGGCGCAGCTGGTCGACTTTCTCCGCGCGCCGGAGAAGTACACGGAACTTGGTGCAAGGATACCGAAGGGCGTATTGCTCGTGGGCCCGCCCGGTACCGGTAAGACCCTGCTCGGCAGAGCAATTGCCGGAGAGGCCGGCGTCCCATTCTTCTCGGTGGCGGGTTCCGATTTTGTGGAGCTCTTCGTGGGTGTCGGCGCTTCCAGAGTGCGTGAGCTCTTTGAAGAAGCCAAGAGCAGCGCGCCCTGTGTCGTGTTTATCGACGAGATTGATGCGGTCGCGAGACGGCGCGGCGCGGGGCTCGGCGGCGGAAACGATGAGCGGGAACAGACCCTGAACCAGCTCTTGGTCGAGATGGACGGTTTCACCCCGAATGAAGGAGTCATTGTTCTCGCGGCGACCAATCGGCCGGACGTTTTGGATCCGGCGATTTTGCGCCCGGGGCGCTTTGACCGGAAACTCACGATCAGTAGGCCGGACCTCTGTGGCAGAGAGGAAATTTTAAGGCTGCACGCAGCCAACAAGAAGTTCTCGGAGGAAGTGGATTTTTCGGAACTCGCGCGCATGACCGCAGGCTTTACCGGGGCGGATCTTGAGAATCTCCTGAACGAGGCGGCCATCTTCGTGGCGGCCGAGCGCAGGGCGTTTGTCACGGCGGCGGATTTGCGGCGTGCCTTCCTTCGCGTCACGGTCGGTACCGAGAAGCGAAGCCGTGTGATCTCGGAGGAGGAAAAACGCATCACCGCCTATCATGAGGCGGGACATGCACTGCTCATGAAACTGATTCCGGGACAGGGACCGGTGCACACGGTCTCAATTATTCCGACCGGCATCGGCGCGGCGGGCTACACCCTGTCGCTTCCGAACGGGGAGCAACTGTTCGAGACCAGGTCTCATATGCTCGGACAGATCAAAGTGGCACTCGGCGGCCGTATCGCCGAGGAACTGGTTTTCGGCGAGCCGACCACGGGGGCGGCTCAGGATATCAAGGAGGCGACCGCGCTCGCAAGAGCGATGGTTGAAACCTACGGTATGAGCGCTGAAGTGGGAACGGTCCACTGCGGCGGCGCGGAGGACGAAGTATTTCTCGGCAGAGACTTCGTCCACACCAAACCCTACAGTGAGGCGACGGCAAGTCTCATTGACAGCGAAGTAAAACGCATCACAGACGAGTGTTACCGCGAGGCAAAAGACATCATGGTATTGCATCGGGACAACTTGGAAACATGCGCCGCGCTACTGCTCGAAAAAGAAAAAATTAACAGGGAGGAATTTGAAGCCCTGTTTGAAGGGAAGTCGGAAGAGAGCAATGGAGAGTAA
- a CDS encoding glycoside hydrolase family 13 protein, with protein MESNAFFSDTSERFVTEWQTEGRTKIRVRFRGALNDKLRVSLILQEKKEKTELLPVSGGRRFRYYACTFSAEEAVSWLFLIEDRESGERLFYDRRGASTFARPELAFQHIPGFRTPEWAKGAIMYQIFVDRFRNGGAENDVDTDEYIYIGLPVQHIENWDEKPSPFDVGYFYGGDLNGVREKFAYLKDLGVEVIYFNPLFVSPSNHKYDTQDYEHIDPHLTVIAEDGGEVLASDATDNLNATRYQKRSADPKNLAASDRFFAAFTEEAHRFGFRILLDGVFNHCGSFHKWLDREKIYAEQGSYAPGAYLERESPYHDYFVFMDDRKEAWPDNRSYDGWWDNDTLPKLNYEASEELAERILRVGEKWLSPPYRADGWRLDVAADLGHTQDYNHSFWKRFRARIKAVRRDALILAEHYGNPSSWLNGREWDSVMNYDGFMEPVSWFLTGMEKHSDGKDPSLRGDGARFWDMMSLAIAKLPEPSLHTAMNQLSNHDHSRFLTRTNGVVGRLAELGSAAAENGVQLSVMRQAALMLFTWPGAPTMYYGDEVGVCGFTDPDSRRSYPWGHENLELLEYHRYLSKLHRNSQALRRGSLVPLLMERDLVCYGRVYGREQVLIFVYTGQEDKLLRLPYWKLGDKLPQSVKRVMLTYEAGYNVGEVKYAPEDGMILVYVTKNSAGIYLGSVKE; from the coding sequence ATGGAGAGTAACGCATTTTTCAGCGACACCAGTGAGCGTTTTGTCACGGAGTGGCAGACCGAAGGGCGAACGAAGATACGTGTGCGCTTTCGCGGCGCTTTAAACGACAAGCTTCGTGTGAGCTTGATTCTGCAGGAGAAGAAAGAGAAAACAGAACTCCTGCCGGTCAGCGGCGGAAGACGCTTCCGCTACTATGCCTGTACCTTTTCGGCGGAGGAGGCAGTCTCCTGGCTGTTTTTGATTGAAGACCGGGAGAGCGGTGAGCGCCTCTTTTACGACAGGCGCGGCGCAAGCACGTTCGCGCGGCCCGAGCTCGCGTTTCAGCATATTCCGGGTTTTCGGACACCGGAGTGGGCCAAGGGCGCGATTATGTACCAGATTTTTGTGGATCGCTTCCGGAACGGCGGTGCGGAAAACGACGTGGATACGGATGAGTACATCTACATCGGCCTGCCGGTGCAGCACATCGAAAATTGGGATGAGAAGCCCTCTCCCTTCGATGTCGGTTATTTTTACGGCGGCGACTTGAACGGGGTGCGGGAAAAGTTTGCCTATTTGAAAGATCTCGGCGTCGAGGTCATCTACTTTAATCCGCTCTTTGTCTCGCCCTCGAATCACAAGTACGACACCCAGGATTATGAGCACATCGACCCGCACCTCACCGTTATTGCGGAGGACGGCGGCGAGGTGCTCGCGTCGGATGCCACGGACAACCTGAATGCGACGCGCTATCAAAAGCGGAGCGCGGACCCGAAGAATCTCGCGGCTTCCGACCGCTTCTTTGCGGCCTTCACGGAGGAAGCGCATCGCTTTGGTTTCCGCATCCTCCTGGATGGCGTCTTTAACCACTGCGGCTCCTTTCACAAATGGCTGGACCGGGAGAAAATCTATGCGGAGCAGGGAAGTTATGCGCCGGGCGCTTATCTTGAGAGAGAGAGCCCCTATCACGACTACTTTGTGTTTATGGATGATCGAAAAGAGGCCTGGCCGGATAACCGCAGTTACGACGGCTGGTGGGACAATGATACCCTCCCGAAGCTAAATTACGAGGCGAGCGAGGAACTCGCGGAGCGCATACTTCGCGTCGGCGAAAAGTGGCTGAGCCCGCCCTACCGTGCGGACGGCTGGCGCCTCGATGTCGCGGCCGATCTCGGACACACGCAGGACTATAACCACAGCTTCTGGAAGCGCTTCCGCGCGCGTATCAAGGCGGTGCGGCGGGATGCCCTCATTTTAGCGGAGCACTACGGCAATCCCTCCTCCTGGTTAAACGGCAGGGAGTGGGATTCGGTGATGAACTACGACGGCTTTATGGAGCCGGTCAGCTGGTTCCTAACCGGCATGGAGAAGCATTCGGACGGCAAGGACCCAAGCCTTCGCGGCGACGGCGCGCGTTTCTGGGACATGATGAGTCTCGCAATCGCAAAACTCCCGGAGCCCTCTCTCCACACGGCCATGAACCAGCTCTCGAACCACGACCACTCGCGCTTTCTGACGCGCACCAACGGCGTGGTCGGAAGACTGGCGGAGCTCGGCTCCGCGGCGGCGGAGAACGGCGTGCAGCTCTCGGTCATGCGGCAGGCCGCCCTCATGCTCTTTACCTGGCCGGGCGCGCCCACCATGTACTACGGGGATGAGGTCGGCGTCTGCGGCTTCACCGATCCCGACAGCCGCAGAAGCTACCCCTGGGGACACGAAAACCTGGAGCTCCTCGAATACCACCGCTACCTCAGCAAGCTGCACCGCAATTCGCAGGCACTTCGGCGGGGCTCGCTCGTGCCGCTCTTAATGGAGCGGGATTTGGTCTGTTACGGCAGGGTCTACGGGCGGGAACAGGTTCTGATCTTTGTCTATACCGGACAGGAGGACAAACTGCTGCGTCTTCCCTACTGGAAACTCGGCGATAAACTTCCGCAGTCCGTGAAGCGTGTCATGCTGACCTACGAGGCCGGATACAACGTGGGGGAGGTCAAGTATGCGCCGGAGGACGGCATGATTCTGGTCTATGTCACGAAGAATTCCGCCGGTATCTACCTCGGAAGCGTGAAGGAATAA